In Hevea brasiliensis isolate MT/VB/25A 57/8 chromosome 13, ASM3005281v1, whole genome shotgun sequence, a single genomic region encodes these proteins:
- the LOC131172043 gene encoding protein ACCELERATED CELL DEATH 6-like, which produces MTTHRYINADLQEAAKKGKLDPFKAYQGNLGCLLTPNENTILHIYLTSSKKRTTNFIKEVVGICPSLLLQVNNHGDTPLHIAARCGHTAAAKELIERAKASVHHEIDIERGEGPKKREMEEMKAVKEMLRMRNKNEETALHEAARNEKGLDVVKEILNYEVHDHDGFKYSANDCEETPIYLAAENGCYEILDKLVCHQQLLSPTYGGPNGKTALHAAVVQSSSISLGQSVKLVMINKLMDKGKRLLGVTDEILWTSFQYAAHKEMIDSLLDTWSNLAKETDEKGWTPLHYAAYKGYTPVVRMLLDRDKDKFSAYIADNDWERTALHIAACRGFQDIVKEIISKCPGCSELTDKRGWNVLHYAVISKSDKVIKEVLKHSSLLCLLNKKDVEGNTPVHLYKAYHPSLPAFIEKRDVFLFWRKLHYQITGYSSSKVSQLTYILSQYRY; this is translated from the exons ATGACCACCCACCGCTACATTAATGCCGACTTACAGGAGGCGGCCAAAAAAGGCAAACTTGATCCATTCAAGGCTTATCAGGGGAATCTTGGTTGCCTACTGACCCCAAATGAAAACACAATATTACATATCTACCTTACCTCTTCAAAAAAAAGAACCACCAATTTTATAAAAGAGGTAGTTGGCATTTGTCCGTCACTGTTACTGCAGGTCAATAACCACGGTGATACTCCGCTGCACATTGCAGCCAGGTGCGGGCATACTGCTGCAGCAAAAGAGCTAATCGAACGGGCAAAGGCGTCAGTGCATCATGAAATAGATATAGAAAGGGGAGAAGGTCCAAAAAAGAGGGAAATGGAAGAAATGAAAGCTGTAAAGGAGATGTTAAGGATGAGAAATAAAAATGAAGAAACGGCATTGCATGAGGCTGCACGAAATGAAAAAGGTCTGGATGTtgtgaaagaaatattaaattatgaagttCATGATCATGATGGGTTTAAATATTCTGCCAATGATTGTGAGGAAACTCCAATTTACCTGGCTGCTGAAAATGGATGTTATGAGATACTTGATAAACTGGTATGTCATCAACAACTACTATCACCGACTTATGGCGGCCCCAATGGTAAAACGGCATTACATGCAGCAGTAGTGCAAAGCTCTTCCATAAGTTTAGGTCAATCAGTAAAAT TGGTGATGATAAACAAGCTAATGGACAAAGGCAAAAGATTACTCGGAGTAACAGATGAAATACTATGGACCTCATTCCAATATGCTGCGCATAAAG AGATGATAGACTCACTATTGGATACATGGAGTAACTTGGCCAAAGAAACAGATGAAAAAGGATGGACTCCACTTCACTATGCTGCGTATAAAGGTTATACTCCAGTGGTTCGAATGCTATTAGATAGGGATAAGGATAAATTTAGTGCTTACATTGCCGATAATGATTGGGAGAGGACTGCTCTTCACATTGCAGCGTGTCGAGGCTTCCAAGACATAGTGAAAGAGATCATTTCTAAATGCCCAGGTTGCAGCGAACTTACTGACAAAAGAGGCTGGAATGTTCTTCACTATGCAGTGATCAGCAAAAGTGATAAAGTAATAAAAGAAGTGCTCAAACATTCATCATTGCTTTGCCTTTTAAATAAGAAAGATGTTGAAGGAAATACGCCTGTCCATCTATATAAAGCTTATCATCCCAGTTTGCCTGCCTTCATAGAAAAACGAGATGTATTCTTGTTTTGGAGAAAACTGCACTATCAAATCACAGGATACTCATCCTCAAAGGTCAGTCAACTAACATATATCTTGTCACAATAtagatattaa